One part of the Marinobacter sp. M3C genome encodes these proteins:
- a CDS encoding TIGR00730 family Rossman fold protein has translation MRNIRSIAVFCGSNMGASSVYAEQAEALGATLVENGVTLVYGGTHKGLMGVLADAVLSRGGRAHGVITERLQAKGHIHPNLTDSEIVPTMRTRKERMAELADAFIALPGGIGTMEEFMEAWTLNQLGELDKPVGLLNINGFFEPFMAFIDQMIKEAFLPPSHRQSMVLESDPRQLLDGLRNFQPVIVPKWL, from the coding sequence ATGCGAAATATTCGCAGCATTGCCGTTTTCTGTGGCTCCAACATGGGGGCCAGTTCTGTCTATGCCGAGCAGGCAGAGGCGCTTGGCGCGACGCTGGTGGAAAACGGCGTCACACTGGTTTACGGGGGCACGCACAAGGGCCTCATGGGGGTTCTGGCTGATGCAGTGCTTAGCCGGGGCGGCCGCGCCCATGGGGTCATAACGGAACGCTTGCAGGCCAAGGGGCATATACATCCCAACCTGACGGACAGCGAGATTGTACCGACCATGCGGACGCGCAAGGAGCGCATGGCAGAGCTCGCGGATGCCTTCATCGCACTGCCCGGTGGTATTGGAACCATGGAGGAATTCATGGAAGCCTGGACGCTTAACCAGTTAGGCGAACTGGACAAGCCTGTGGGCCTGCTTAATATTAACGGTTTCTTCGAGCCTTTCATGGCCTTTATCGACCAGATGATCAAAGAGGCCTTCCTTCCACCGTCTCATCGTCAGTCCATGGTGCTGGAATCCGATCCCCGGCAGTTGCTGGATGGCCTGCGCAATTTCCAACCAGTCATCGTACCCAAGTGGCTTTAA
- a CDS encoding IS3 family transposase, whose translation MTVLEARPAHIPFRSACDALGLNRSTVYAWRRRQSTAPDPVRRSRKTTPQPRALLTSERVQILERMNEPEFCDQTPYQVYHTLLERGECLASLSTLYRVLRQANQTGDRRNQRAPQSHAIPRLTATRPNEVWTWDITKLATTRRGNYLNLYVVMDLFSRYVVAWMISRKENSQLAQQLMEQTLTRYGLTNRGVTLHQDRGSPMIAQSFLDLMADVGVVCSHSRPRVSNDNPFSESQFKTLKTQPDFPGRFDSLEYARLWAADYFCWYNHEHHHSGLAGFTPTQVYTGNYQTVGQVRQATLDRYYRDHPERFCQGKPKAALPPEVVHINPITSEAIGGETSSAVNFPTLPAARKALERANRC comes from the coding sequence ATGACCGTCCTTGAGGCGCGCCCGGCGCACATTCCGTTCCGCTCTGCCTGTGATGCTTTGGGACTGAACCGGAGCACCGTTTACGCGTGGCGACGACGTCAGAGCACAGCACCAGACCCAGTCAGGCGCTCTCGTAAAACGACGCCGCAGCCCAGAGCGCTCTTAACCTCGGAGCGTGTGCAGATACTTGAGCGGATGAACGAACCCGAGTTCTGTGATCAAACGCCGTATCAGGTCTATCACACGCTGCTGGAACGTGGTGAGTGCCTGGCCTCGCTCAGCACACTGTATCGCGTGCTGCGACAAGCCAATCAGACCGGTGATCGCCGGAATCAACGTGCGCCTCAGTCGCATGCTATACCGCGCCTGACCGCGACACGGCCAAACGAAGTTTGGACGTGGGATATTACGAAATTGGCGACTACACGCCGGGGTAACTACCTGAACCTGTATGTGGTTATGGACCTGTTCAGCCGCTATGTCGTGGCTTGGATGATCTCCCGCAAAGAGAACAGTCAACTGGCGCAGCAGCTCATGGAACAAACACTGACACGATATGGGCTGACCAACCGCGGGGTCACCCTGCACCAGGACCGTGGATCGCCTATGATCGCCCAGAGCTTTCTCGACCTGATGGCCGATGTGGGCGTGGTCTGCAGCCACAGCCGCCCCAGAGTCAGTAATGACAATCCATTCAGTGAAAGCCAGTTTAAAACACTCAAAACGCAACCTGACTTTCCCGGACGCTTTGACAGCCTGGAATATGCACGGTTATGGGCAGCGGATTATTTTTGCTGGTACAACCATGAACACCACCACAGCGGGCTGGCCGGCTTTACGCCGACTCAGGTCTACACCGGCAACTATCAAACCGTGGGCCAAGTGCGGCAAGCAACGCTGGACCGGTATTATAGAGACCATCCGGAACGCTTCTGCCAAGGGAAACCAAAAGCCGCGTTACCGCCGGAAGTTGTCCACATCAACCCCATCACTTCGGAGGCGATAGGGGGTGAGACAAGTAGCGCTGTGAACTTCCCAACGTTACCAGCAGCACGAAAGGCGCTGGAGCGGGCAAATAGATGTTAA
- a CDS encoding cupin domain-containing protein: MEMKEFYYQKGIRVSVFNLDHKSVPFHKHDRVSDIMYCSKGSIVIELPDLQRRVKVQRGGIFQIPIGTLHRFSNGESAGKESRYALMQLGDFNIQFKRNHAELQSELNQFPIDTSSCSVVFIENRKPDIVRLADEFEENKPEMLSDEETRDVVMALRSFAMNGKETPYPLVDALV, from the coding sequence ATGGAAATGAAAGAGTTTTACTACCAAAAAGGTATTCGCGTTAGTGTTTTTAACCTGGATCATAAGTCCGTTCCTTTTCACAAACATGACAGAGTCTCTGACATCATGTATTGCTCAAAAGGTAGCATTGTTATTGAGCTCCCCGACCTCCAACGAAGAGTGAAGGTACAGCGGGGCGGGATCTTTCAGATTCCAATCGGGACGCTCCATAGGTTTAGCAATGGCGAAAGTGCCGGTAAGGAAAGTCGCTACGCGCTTATGCAGCTTGGCGATTTCAATATTCAGTTTAAGAGGAACCATGCCGAGCTTCAGTCAGAGTTAAACCAATTTCCGATTGATACCTCCTCCTGTTCTGTAGTGTTTATCGAAAACAGAAAGCCTGACATCGTCCGACTGGCCGATGAGTTTGAGGAAAATAAACCTGAAATGCTCTCAGATGAGGAGACTAGGGATGTTGTTATGGCACTCAGGTCTTTTGCGATGAATGGCAAAGAAACTCCTTATCCTCTTGTTGACGCTCTGGTCTAG
- a CDS encoding LysR family transcriptional regulator gives MKHLRLFEYIDAVVRAGSIRRAAESLHITPSALDRRVQQVEEELDVAIFERHAKGMRLTAAGEIFLGYVRRNLADVDRVRSEIEGLKGLRRGRVEIVASQALATRFLPAQINRFRERFPAVSFGVHIVSRQQSVAALVAYEADLALVVLPKLSSDILPLVMVAEPVMAIMSRQHPLAGKPELRFSECLDYPLVLPSPELGVRELLDTVLLRRCNNVQVMAETDSFELMRGLLADAQSIGFQVKIGAASDDEHSNLVSTPISRRDLPSAPLVCAQLRGRTLSVAAAKFADQVSVALNATAPIG, from the coding sequence ATGAAACACCTTCGCCTGTTCGAGTACATCGATGCCGTCGTACGCGCCGGGTCGATCAGACGCGCCGCCGAGAGCCTCCACATCACGCCTTCGGCGCTTGACCGGCGGGTTCAGCAAGTCGAGGAAGAGTTGGACGTCGCAATTTTCGAGCGTCACGCCAAGGGAATGCGCCTGACTGCGGCAGGGGAGATTTTTCTTGGTTACGTGCGGCGCAATCTGGCGGACGTCGACCGTGTGCGCTCGGAAATCGAGGGGCTGAAGGGGTTGCGGCGGGGACGGGTGGAGATCGTTGCAAGCCAGGCCCTGGCTACCCGTTTCCTGCCGGCACAGATCAATCGATTTCGCGAACGCTTCCCAGCCGTTTCATTTGGCGTCCATATTGTCAGCAGGCAGCAGTCGGTAGCCGCATTGGTTGCCTATGAGGCCGATCTGGCCCTTGTGGTACTTCCCAAACTGAGTTCAGACATACTTCCGCTGGTGATGGTGGCAGAACCGGTGATGGCTATTATGAGTCGGCAGCACCCCCTGGCTGGCAAACCTGAGCTCAGATTTAGTGAATGTCTAGATTATCCACTGGTGCTGCCCAGCCCAGAGCTGGGCGTGCGAGAGTTGCTGGATACGGTGCTATTGCGACGCTGTAATAACGTGCAGGTCATGGCAGAAACCGACTCCTTCGAGCTGATGCGTGGACTGCTTGCGGATGCTCAGAGTATCGGTTTTCAGGTGAAAATCGGTGCTGCGTCGGACGACGAGCATAGCAACCTAGTGTCCACGCCGATTAGTCGGCGTGACCTACCCTCCGCTCCGCTGGTCTGTGCTCAGTTACGAGGCAGAACCTTATCCGTGGCGGCGGCTAAATTTGCGGATCAGGTAAGTGTCGCGCTTAACGCCACCGCACCCATCGGCTAG
- a CDS encoding LuxR family transcriptional regulator translates to MLRYIEDKINGLASSDDFEKCFEEVLFHCGVDRYSYVYTPLFPGRVTEVFISGNYDKGWVDKYKSERFFRSDPVLLTSSNTSLPFFWEQIPTESRGSSLIFELAHDYGIEKGFSIPIHDPGSGFGSVHFTSDSNDSGFEERIISNSTALRLLSAIAHDHFSSHASLSQKLYLSTREKECLYWVSHGKTYSEAGMIMGITERTIKFHINNMMVKLDTMNAKHLISKAISLNLLPSSF, encoded by the coding sequence ATGTTGCGCTATATTGAGGATAAAATAAATGGGCTCGCCTCCTCTGACGACTTTGAGAAGTGTTTTGAAGAGGTTCTTTTCCATTGCGGTGTTGATCGCTATTCATATGTGTACACTCCGTTGTTTCCAGGTAGAGTCACAGAAGTATTTATTTCTGGAAACTACGACAAAGGTTGGGTCGACAAATACAAGAGCGAGAGATTCTTTAGATCAGATCCGGTACTGCTGACCTCTTCTAATACATCGCTTCCTTTTTTCTGGGAACAAATACCAACTGAATCTAGAGGAAGTTCGTTAATTTTTGAACTTGCTCATGACTATGGTATTGAAAAAGGATTTTCTATACCTATTCATGATCCAGGCTCAGGTTTTGGCTCAGTTCACTTTACGTCAGATTCGAATGACTCGGGTTTCGAGGAGAGGATCATTAGCAATAGCACTGCGTTAAGGTTGTTATCTGCCATTGCACATGATCACTTTTCTAGCCACGCATCTCTGTCACAGAAACTCTACTTGAGCACCAGGGAGAAAGAATGCTTATATTGGGTTTCTCATGGAAAAACCTACAGTGAGGCTGGAATGATTATGGGTATCACTGAAAGGACGATCAAGTTTCACATAAACAACATGATGGTCAAGCTGGACACTATGAATGCAAAGCATCTGATATCAAAAGCAATTTCCTTGAACCTGCTACCCTCCAGCTTCTAG
- a CDS encoding IS1380 family transposase, whose protein sequence is MPTFTLQQSETEVYTPHGGLALVGHCLNQHTSLTKTARTVVKRHGIPNIDLLRTYLGLICVGKSDFAAAETVRPDPFFKSATGIKQSPSSARLRQRFDEDAVQLTPLLNDASAEFLETIKAPVTPLAMGHVALDMDVFPMDNSQTHKEGVSYTYKGYDGYAPIAAYLGQEGWCMGCELRPGSQHANKGFVDTLKRILPRARELTTAPLLLRLDSAHDARENRNFLRGQEHVDFLIKWNPRKQDPLMWADKAQSQKAWTLDRHGKMEAVLSEELPDEPGVRRIVKVMVRTSDPQGQLYLEPEVSLEGWVTSLPASVAEEQQAMDLYRDHATSEQFHSEFKTDLDLERLPSGKFDTNNLVMAFATLGYNLLRWMGLRLTGPEAPIRHPAKRRRLRTVMQELMSMACRLIHRGRQWLLRFGRHCPGFGVCRDLYRDLTASG, encoded by the coding sequence ATGCCTACCTTCACTCTCCAACAATCCGAAACCGAAGTCTATACACCCCACGGCGGACTCGCTCTGGTGGGACATTGCCTTAACCAGCATACCTCGTTGACGAAAACGGCCCGTACGGTCGTCAAACGTCACGGCATCCCGAACATCGATCTCCTGCGGACTTATCTGGGGCTGATCTGCGTGGGCAAAAGCGACTTCGCGGCGGCTGAAACGGTGCGCCCGGATCCCTTCTTCAAGTCGGCCACGGGGATCAAGCAATCACCGTCCTCGGCCCGGTTGCGGCAACGTTTTGATGAAGATGCCGTGCAGCTGACGCCCCTGCTGAACGACGCCAGCGCTGAGTTTTTAGAAACCATCAAGGCCCCGGTTACCCCGCTGGCGATGGGGCATGTAGCGCTGGACATGGATGTGTTTCCCATGGACAACAGCCAGACCCACAAGGAGGGTGTCAGTTACACCTACAAAGGCTATGACGGCTATGCACCGATCGCGGCCTACCTGGGCCAGGAAGGCTGGTGCATGGGCTGCGAACTGCGCCCCGGCAGCCAACATGCCAACAAGGGCTTTGTGGACACCCTGAAGCGTATCCTGCCACGGGCCCGTGAACTGACGACCGCGCCCCTTCTTTTGCGTCTGGACAGCGCTCATGACGCCCGTGAGAACCGGAACTTTCTGCGTGGACAGGAACACGTCGATTTTCTGATCAAATGGAACCCCCGCAAACAGGATCCTTTGATGTGGGCGGACAAGGCCCAATCACAAAAAGCCTGGACGTTGGATCGTCACGGCAAGATGGAAGCCGTCCTGTCTGAGGAACTGCCGGACGAGCCTGGGGTTCGCCGAATCGTCAAGGTGATGGTCCGCACCAGTGACCCCCAGGGTCAACTGTATCTGGAGCCGGAAGTCAGCCTGGAAGGCTGGGTCACCTCCCTGCCTGCCAGCGTGGCAGAGGAGCAGCAGGCCATGGACCTGTACCGCGATCATGCCACCAGCGAACAATTCCACAGTGAGTTCAAGACCGATCTGGATCTGGAGCGTTTACCCTCGGGCAAGTTCGACACCAATAACCTGGTGATGGCTTTTGCAACACTGGGTTACAACCTGCTGCGCTGGATGGGACTGAGGCTCACCGGCCCGGAGGCTCCGATACGACACCCGGCCAAACGCCGCCGTCTGAGAACGGTCATGCAGGAGCTGATGTCTATGGCCTGCCGCCTGATCCACAGGGGCCGCCAGTGGTTGCTGCGTTTTGGTCGACACTGCCCGGGCTTTGGTGTTTGTCGGGACCTCTACCGAGACCTTACCGCGTCCGGATAG
- a CDS encoding transposase: MPKPESQIPDNHILPDSQLEKRTRRRFSTKYKLRILAEADQCAYGELGPLLRRENLYSNQLRDWRKQLEVGGEAALSKSAPGPKASKTPDQKRIEQLEKELTKTQHRLRVTEDCVDLQKKALSMLDLSNNGSDPS, encoded by the coding sequence ATGCCAAAACCTGAGTCACAGATACCCGATAATCACATCTTGCCAGACAGTCAGTTGGAGAAGCGGACCCGTCGCCGATTTTCCACAAAGTACAAGCTGAGAATACTGGCCGAAGCGGATCAATGCGCCTACGGTGAACTCGGCCCTTTATTACGCCGTGAAAACCTCTATAGCAACCAGTTGCGTGATTGGCGTAAGCAGTTGGAAGTCGGTGGCGAGGCTGCTTTATCCAAGTCTGCGCCGGGGCCTAAAGCGTCAAAAACACCGGACCAGAAGCGCATTGAGCAGCTAGAGAAAGAGCTGACCAAAACGCAGCACCGGTTGCGGGTGACTGAAGACTGTGTGGATCTCCAAAAAAAAGCCTTGTCGATGCTCGATCTGTCGAACAATGGGAGCGATCCATCATGA
- a CDS encoding acyl-homoserine-lactone synthase, translating to MFISENTTKVISYSDISERTLKKLCQMRRDQFIDRLKWNIESYKGGDVEADQFDAAGTYYLILEYGDCLVGSVRLRPSYIPNMTNTYFGELTDGCKINRFTTWEASRFNIEIESDKESNVSNRGSFISERTVLLFLAMIEYGLENRIEGYEIIVDPLMKRILSLTGWKGMYLASGKGSFSEDIHYGLLPCSVKVRSAIAGKYYSYRTKVS from the coding sequence ATGTTTATATCAGAAAATACAACGAAAGTAATATCGTATAGCGATATAAGCGAGCGTACCCTAAAAAAGCTTTGTCAAATGAGGCGCGATCAATTCATAGATAGGCTAAAGTGGAATATAGAAAGCTACAAAGGCGGGGATGTAGAGGCAGATCAGTTTGACGCTGCGGGAACTTACTACCTAATACTGGAATATGGAGATTGCTTAGTAGGAAGCGTAAGGCTGAGACCTTCATATATTCCGAATATGACTAATACTTATTTCGGTGAATTAACTGATGGCTGCAAGATAAACAGGTTTACTACTTGGGAAGCAAGTAGGTTTAACATCGAAATTGAAAGCGATAAGGAAAGTAACGTTAGTAACAGAGGAAGCTTTATAAGCGAAAGAACAGTTCTTCTGTTTCTAGCTATGATAGAATACGGGCTCGAAAATAGGATTGAAGGGTACGAGATAATAGTAGACCCGTTGATGAAAAGAATCCTTTCCTTAACTGGCTGGAAAGGGATGTACCTAGCATCAGGAAAAGGAAGCTTCAGCGAAGATATACACTACGGACTTCTACCTTGTTCGGTTAAAGTCCGCTCAGCAATAGCGGGGAAATACTATAGCTACAGGACTAAAGTGAGTTAG
- a CDS encoding HipA domain-containing protein, with protein MQSEQKILTVQVYWDHKWHDAGTVRLPNPKAGLTGVMAFTYNGQYVNVVTTAKEGLSFKDERAIGHNVPGHLMKGYPREALAPVLRDIIPQGAGRRYLLRHWDVTGDPGPSVDFKLLSEGCIAPIGNLRIKEAAEAFESQVKDTKVVSFTQGEISDRDDYLLEYANQLGVVIGGATGAGGDAPKLLVVEARDGGGFYLEGTLPEPEIANHWLVKFPRGRMTAEDQDILRAEGIFYRALNQLGHNTIRGAHVVEGKVPALWLPRFDREVTSDGVRRYGVESMYSLNKMIGDGAQMKHTDVLARLREAITFPPEFDETLCEYLVRDVINYTIGNSDNHGRNTALIKRDGRISLSPAYDLAPMVLDKEGIARTTVWPKDYQYSVYEPNYHKVIQDFAEDPDTTRARFIAELEKLADLRKKVVDLGAPERVLEHKNIVFERPARFLKTLKNEGGGDDA; from the coding sequence ATGCAGAGCGAACAAAAGATCCTGACCGTACAGGTCTACTGGGACCACAAGTGGCACGACGCCGGTACCGTCCGGCTTCCGAACCCCAAAGCAGGCCTCACTGGTGTCATGGCGTTTACCTACAACGGCCAGTATGTGAATGTGGTCACCACTGCGAAGGAGGGCTTGTCATTCAAGGACGAGCGGGCCATCGGTCACAACGTCCCAGGACACCTGATGAAAGGATACCCACGGGAGGCCCTTGCTCCGGTACTCCGGGACATTATCCCTCAGGGTGCCGGGCGACGGTATCTGCTCCGTCATTGGGACGTTACCGGGGATCCGGGACCATCCGTTGACTTCAAATTGCTCAGCGAGGGGTGCATCGCACCGATCGGCAATCTGCGTATCAAGGAGGCCGCGGAGGCTTTCGAGTCTCAGGTAAAAGACACCAAAGTGGTTTCGTTCACCCAGGGAGAAATCAGCGATCGGGATGACTATCTGCTGGAGTACGCCAATCAACTGGGTGTGGTCATCGGTGGCGCCACCGGCGCGGGCGGTGATGCGCCAAAGCTGCTAGTCGTCGAGGCTCGTGATGGGGGAGGCTTCTACCTTGAGGGGACCCTCCCGGAACCCGAAATCGCCAATCACTGGCTGGTGAAGTTTCCCCGAGGTCGCATGACGGCAGAGGATCAGGACATTCTGCGAGCAGAAGGAATCTTCTACCGGGCTTTAAACCAATTGGGCCACAATACTATCCGGGGTGCCCATGTGGTTGAAGGCAAGGTACCGGCACTGTGGCTTCCGCGATTCGATCGGGAGGTAACTTCGGACGGAGTTCGGCGGTACGGGGTCGAGTCCATGTACAGCCTCAACAAGATGATTGGTGATGGGGCTCAGATGAAGCACACTGACGTTCTGGCGCGCCTGCGCGAGGCGATCACTTTCCCACCGGAGTTTGATGAAACCCTCTGTGAGTATCTGGTGCGCGATGTCATCAACTACACAATCGGCAACAGTGACAACCACGGGCGGAACACGGCTCTGATCAAACGTGACGGCCGAATTAGCCTGTCCCCGGCCTACGACCTGGCACCCATGGTGCTGGACAAGGAGGGCATTGCGCGAACGACGGTCTGGCCGAAGGATTACCAGTATTCGGTCTATGAGCCTAACTACCACAAGGTCATACAGGACTTTGCCGAGGATCCGGACACCACCCGGGCCCGATTTATCGCCGAGCTGGAAAAGCTGGCGGACCTGAGAAAGAAGGTTGTGGACCTGGGTGCACCCGAGCGGGTCTTGGAGCACAAGAACATTGTCTTTGAGCGCCCGGCGCGGTTCCTGAAAACCCTGAAGAATGAGGGGGGAGGCGACGATGCCTAG
- a CDS encoding FAD/NAD(P)-binding protein: MNASLEINFGIIGTGFSGTATLVHLVDNLIATRAELTGVIIFTVEPRSVNGPGLAYSMNETLDNHLCNNQACKMAVKDNDFVSWLASNRKRIVEKYGSLINVTHPHTDLSHWCPDPDAFYPRRLFGIYLNERFHDAVNLAEQHGIRVCSFNHSCAIDGYEQRNKFTIILKNLCTGELTKISNLDKVLLSTGHWTPSSPQESESQKEDTLSIPPYPASAINRRIEALTSVKRVINVYVKGMGPSAIDSILTAASQGYFTYSEEGHVVAYISKPSGPQVNITAVSRSGFFPAARGGVVAHDFQYLITESYEELMSNNPDNKDLASFLDQIDQEIRTASQGGASLRHVVDPPFQSAREKLNYDADLPILNDVIHSVILKARRLKFYRHLNSKDKRIYDQRFDSHFIRTAVPIPQLNAEKLLALFNAGVLKTSALGTHGSSNSDLSELGSPITTSGGGCSDSEYDLVINAFGQDFILSRHPSTFIKALLKRGEILPHLEVGYEPGGIALDGFDTYRALSCSQQNSGLSDTDGKYVSQHIYSLGVITRFWQNERNFADAIIEASSWISKEWAQYLSDRLQTSSPRLISAKTVRTASWK; encoded by the coding sequence ATGAACGCCAGCCTGGAAATAAACTTCGGTATTATCGGGACCGGTTTCTCTGGCACAGCAACCCTGGTTCATTTAGTCGATAACCTTATCGCCACACGTGCTGAGTTGACGGGAGTCATAATATTTACTGTAGAGCCAAGATCTGTGAACGGACCAGGGTTAGCCTATAGCATGAATGAAACCTTAGACAACCATCTTTGCAATAACCAAGCATGCAAAATGGCAGTCAAAGATAATGACTTTGTTAGTTGGCTTGCATCAAACAGAAAGCGAATTGTCGAAAAATATGGGAGTCTTATCAACGTGACTCATCCGCATACTGATCTAAGCCATTGGTGTCCTGACCCCGATGCTTTCTATCCTCGTCGGCTGTTTGGAATTTATTTAAATGAGAGGTTCCATGACGCTGTAAATCTTGCAGAACAGCACGGCATCAGGGTTTGCAGCTTCAACCATAGTTGCGCGATCGATGGGTATGAACAACGCAATAAGTTTACAATAATTCTTAAGAATCTTTGTACAGGCGAACTAACGAAGATAAGTAACCTCGATAAGGTATTATTATCAACAGGGCACTGGACGCCAAGCTCGCCGCAGGAAAGCGAGTCGCAGAAAGAAGACACGCTTAGCATCCCTCCTTATCCGGCCAGCGCTATTAATCGTAGGATCGAAGCTCTAACTAGCGTGAAAAGAGTAATTAACGTATACGTTAAAGGCATGGGGCCCAGTGCGATTGATTCTATCCTTACTGCAGCATCACAAGGCTACTTTACGTATTCTGAAGAAGGTCACGTTGTAGCATACATTTCTAAACCATCTGGTCCCCAAGTCAATATTACAGCCGTTAGTCGTTCAGGTTTTTTCCCGGCCGCTCGGGGGGGTGTAGTAGCTCATGACTTTCAGTATCTCATCACCGAAAGCTACGAAGAGCTGATGAGTAACAATCCTGATAATAAAGACCTTGCTTCTTTCCTGGACCAAATCGACCAAGAAATTAGGACAGCTTCTCAAGGGGGGGCTTCCCTCCGACACGTTGTAGATCCGCCGTTCCAGAGCGCCCGAGAAAAGCTTAACTACGATGCAGATCTGCCCATACTAAATGATGTAATACACTCGGTGATCCTTAAGGCTAGGCGTCTAAAATTTTATCGTCATCTTAATTCGAAGGATAAACGTATATATGACCAAAGATTTGACTCTCACTTTATTCGAACAGCTGTGCCTATACCGCAGCTAAACGCAGAAAAGCTTCTTGCTCTCTTTAATGCTGGTGTTTTAAAAACTAGTGCTTTGGGGACGCATGGCTCGAGCAATAGTGACCTAAGCGAACTCGGTAGCCCTATTACGACGTCTGGAGGCGGTTGTTCTGATTCTGAATACGATTTAGTCATCAATGCTTTCGGTCAGGATTTCATTCTTAGCAGACACCCTTCAACTTTTATAAAAGCGCTTCTAAAAAGGGGAGAAATCCTCCCACATCTTGAAGTTGGATATGAGCCAGGAGGTATTGCTCTAGATGGTTTTGACACATATCGGGCGTTGAGTTGCTCCCAACAAAATTCTGGTCTGTCAGATACTGATGGTAAATATGTGTCTCAGCACATTTATTCTTTAGGCGTAATAACACGTTTCTGGCAGAACGAGAGAAACTTCGCCGACGCGATCATCGAAGCCTCGTCGTGGATATCAAAAGAGTGGGCCCAGTATCTCTCTGATAGATTGCAGACTAGCTCTCCGCGTTTAATTAGCGCAAAGACAGTGAGGACAGCATCATGGAAATGA
- a CDS encoding pyridoxal phosphate-dependent aminotransferase encodes MSNNSVSERAKYLRESITHGTKAKIAELNKQPGFNNEVIDLSIGSLDEKTSNKIDEAVIDFIKKEPSTIHDFCPVSGFHFLRNAVSERVKRLRDVYYSPDDEIMITPGGIKGAISVVFHTVLNPNDEVVVPLPNWPHYFDMVELHGARVRGVYTDHFRAKGITAEDLEDAITPRTKIVILGDCVNPSGKIYSISELESLAEVIAKHNVERENNGSSPIHVLYDCPYESHILYQRPATISSVVIDLKCGRKYSMRDCTSIVTGPGKTYGMHGDRIGYICSAKSLIRHMEKVQVNLNSFASTYGQIATYAAMQPDMDKVASERARRARRNLSFFLDRLNQIPGLVAPVPEGGYFAFLDLTSLKEEIQAKGYSRADDFLLNEARVATISGAHFAENVPDMDYYVRVNCGRSRGVLKDASCRILRSVDDLLALAG; translated from the coding sequence ATGAGCAACAATTCTGTTTCAGAAAGGGCGAAGTATCTCAGAGAATCGATAACACACGGTACAAAGGCCAAAATTGCTGAACTAAACAAGCAACCAGGTTTTAACAACGAAGTGATCGATCTTAGTATTGGTTCTCTGGATGAGAAGACTAGTAACAAGATAGATGAAGCTGTAATTGATTTTATCAAGAAAGAGCCAAGCACTATCCATGATTTTTGTCCAGTATCTGGCTTCCATTTTCTACGAAATGCTGTATCTGAGAGAGTTAAGAGATTAAGAGACGTTTATTACTCTCCAGACGATGAAATTATGATAACGCCAGGTGGAATCAAAGGCGCAATAAGCGTAGTTTTTCATACAGTCCTCAATCCTAATGACGAAGTAGTGGTACCCCTGCCTAATTGGCCTCACTATTTTGATATGGTTGAGCTTCACGGTGCGCGGGTGAGGGGCGTTTATACGGACCACTTTCGAGCCAAAGGAATCACCGCTGAAGATCTTGAAGACGCGATAACACCACGAACAAAGATAGTTATTCTGGGTGACTGCGTCAATCCCTCAGGTAAGATCTACTCAATCTCGGAACTGGAAAGCCTTGCAGAAGTAATAGCAAAACATAATGTAGAGAGAGAGAACAATGGTTCCTCTCCGATCCACGTCCTTTACGATTGTCCGTATGAATCCCATATTTTGTACCAAAGGCCCGCAACTATATCTTCAGTAGTGATTGACCTTAAGTGCGGCCGAAAGTACTCCATGCGCGATTGTACTTCGATTGTTACTGGGCCAGGCAAAACTTATGGTATGCACGGCGACCGAATTGGATACATATGCTCGGCTAAAAGTTTGATTAGACACATGGAAAAGGTCCAAGTTAACTTAAATTCCTTCGCTTCTACCTATGGCCAAATCGCTACTTATGCCGCCATGCAGCCCGATATGGACAAAGTTGCCTCTGAGCGCGCGAGGAGGGCTCGACGAAACCTGTCATTCTTTCTTGATAGACTAAACCAAATCCCTGGGCTAGTCGCGCCGGTACCTGAAGGCGGATATTTCGCGTTTCTCGATCTGACTTCGCTGAAAGAAGAGATTCAAGCTAAGGGTTACTCTCGCGCAGATGATTTCCTCCTGAACGAAGCCAGAGTAGCGACAATTAGCGGTGCACATTTTGCAGAAAACGTGCCAGACATGGACTATTACGTGAGAGTGAATTGCGGTCGTTCTCGAGGTGTACTAAAAGACGCGTCGTGCAGAATATTGAGGTCGGTTGATGATCTGTTAGCTTTAGCTGGTTAA